The Atribacter laminatus genome contains the following window.
GATTTTGAAAAATTAAACTTTACGACACTGATGAGAATAAATGGGTTAGGAAAAACTCATGCTTGCCAAATTCTCGCTGCATTTGAGCTCTCTCAAAGATATTTATTTCAAGATGGCATAAAAATACAAAATGCGAGTGATGTTTATAAATTGGCAAGCGATTTAAAAGAGAAAAAGCAAGAGTATTTTGTTACGCTTACTTTAGACGGAGCCGCTCGACTTATCCAAAAAAGAGTGGTTTTCATTGGAACATTGAACCAAAGCTTGGTTCATCCTCGGGAAGTATTTGCCGATGCCATTGCAGATCGTGCTGCTGGGGTTATTTGTGTTCATAATCATCCATCCGGTAATATTCAACCCAGCCGTGAAGATATAGCTGTTACCAAAAAACTTGTTGAAGCGGGAAAAATTATCGGTATTCGGATAATGGATCATGTTATTATTGGAAAAACAACTTATTTTAGTTTCCAAGCCGGCGGTCTATTAAATAATGGAGAGCATTAAAGCTAAAAAATAGAGAAATTTTTAATTTGCCCATTTTGGAGGAACAGTATGTTAAAACCAGGTAAAGTTGAAGAGATTGAAGGAGAAAAAGCTTGGGTTCGAATGCAAAAAGGAACGAGCTGTGGAGAACATCATTGTCCTTTGAGTTCAACGTTATTGAATGACTCAGGAACTGATTTTTATAAGGTATTAGCAAAAAACGAAATATCGGCTTCGATAGGTTCCAGTGTCATGGTCGAGGTAAAGGACGCCCTTGCCTTAAAAATATCTTTTCTGATTTATCTCATGCCAATTCTTCTGGTTTTAGGTACGTATCTTATAGCCAAAGCTTTAACCTCTCAAGTTATGTTGATCGGGGCTGTTACCATAATAGCCATATTTATCTCAATCATAATATTGAAAAAGGCTGATAAACTTATTCAACCAGAGTATTCAATAACCGGTTATCTTCGAGATGATGATTGTTCCCAATGCCCATTTAAGAGCAAAAGAACCAAAGAAGAGGAAAAAGATACGCAAGGTCAGTAAATCTGATTAGCGAATAACGACGGTTTCCTCACTACTTCCTGTATATTTTGCCATGAGAACAATTAACAGGATGGACAAACCGAGTACAACAGTCGAAATCGCATAAACTTCAGGAGAAAGACCAAAACGAAGCATGCCATAAAGATAGATGGGAAGAGTATTGAAGGTACTGGTAAGGAAATAAGTTATGATGATTTCATCAAAAGACATAGTAAAAGCCAGTAGTGCCCCCCCAATCACTGCTCTTTTGATCATGGGAAAGGTGACATATATAAAAGCTTGAAATGGATTGGCGCCTAAATCCATGGCAGCATTTTCTAAATTCCTGGAAAGACGCGCTAAACGAGCTAAAACCTGAAACATAACAACTGGGGTGGTAAAACTCATATGCCCAAGGATGACCGTCCACATTGACAGCTGAAGCTTCAAATTGAGAAAAAATATCAATAAAGAAAGCCCAACAATTATTCCAGGGAGGATGATAGGAAGCATAGCCAGAGTGCGGAAAAAGTCTTTTCCCTTAAATTCAATTCGGTTGAGAAAAAGCGCCCCAGATGTTCCCACGATTACTGCAAAAAGAACTGCCAACCCTGAAACTTGAAGAGAGTGAAAAAGCGAGTTTAATAGATCTTTGTTTTGGAAGAGTCTCATATACCAATCAAAAGTTACTCCTTCAAACTTCATGGTTGATCGAGAGGAGTTGAGTGAATAAACAAAAACCACCAACAAAGGAAAATAGAGATAAAAATACACAAAAGCTCCGTAAATACCCAAAAAGGGAAAAGGTTTACCTTTTCTTTTTAAAGTCGATGTTTTGTTCATTATTCTAAGAATCCTTCTGATGAGCCGAATTTTTGTGAAACCAGCAGGATAAACACTGCAACTGTAAACATGATAAAGCCCAATGCTGCTCCTAAAGGCCAGTTATAAGCATAACCAAACTGAGTGACAATGAGATTACCGAACATCATTCCATTCAATCCACCAAGTTGTTGGGGAATAATATAATCACCAAGTGCAATAACAAAAGCAAGAGTAAAACCACTGATTACTCCAGGCATAGAAAGTGGGAGAATGACATGAAGAAAGGTATGAAAACTATTAGCGCCCAGGTCGGCAGAAGCATCTAAAAGATTTTTGGGGATTTTTTCCAAAGAATTAAAAATTGAAATAAATACATAGGGTAAGGCAATATAAATGAGAGCGACATAGACAGCAAAGGGACTGTAGATAAAAATGGAGAGTGGTTCATCGATAATTTTTAATGAAAGGAGGATAGTATTGAGGACACCCACTCGTCCTAATATTGTTCTCCAGGCAACGATCCGTACCAGATAACTTACCCATAAAGGGACAATGACCAACATATAGAGTTGGTTTCGAAAGTGTTTTACTTTTCTTGAAACCAAATAAGCCAAAGGGTATCCCAATAAAATTGAAGTAAGAGACACTAAAAGCGCTAAGAGGAGGGTTCGAAAGAAGATAGGAAGGTAGATTGGATTTATAAAAAATTCTAAATAGTTTGCCAGACTAATTTTTTTAACCACCACAGAGCCTTCTTTGATATAGAAACTGGTAATCAACATGATACAGATTGGAATGATGATTAATAAAAACAGCCAGGTGGTTATAGGGACACCTATCCAGATTTTGGAAAAAAAGGAAGATTGCCATCTTGTTTTTGCATTCGATTTAGTTGTCAAGGTTGGTTTCATAATCACATACCTTTTTACATTCCTTTAAATAAGTAATCACATCATCTTTCTGAAAACCAATAAAAAGCTGATCACCTATTTTTTTATTATTAAATTCCGAAGCGCTTTCTATCAAGCGAATTTCAGACTGTCCAAATTTGAGGGTGATTTCATAATCAGTTCCCCGGAAAACAATTCTATGGATTGAAGCTTGGAAATGATTTTCGAATTTATTCTGAAACTCACTATCGCACACTTTATCTAAGCATATTTTTTCCGGCCGAATGCAGGCAACAACTGAATCCCCTTTTGAAAAAGTTCCCTCAAAACGTGTACTGAGAATCGGCTTGCCATCTACATCGATAGTGACTGAATTTTCTCCTTTTTGGACCACTTGACCTTCAAGAAAGTTCATATCACCAATAAAACTGGCAACAAAAGTGGATGCAGGAGAATTGTAAATTTCATCAGGAGTACCAATTTGGTGGATTAATCCGTCTTTCATGACACAGATTCGATCCGACATGGTGATTGCTTCAGTTTGATCGTGAGTTACATAAATAAAGGTGATATCCACATTTTTTTGTATATCTTTTAGGACTTTTTGCATAGCAATTCGAAGTTTAAAATCTAAGGCCCCCAAAGGTTCGTCGAGTAAAAGTGCGCGAGGACGATTAACCAAAGACCGTGCCAAGGCGATACGCTGACGTTGTCCCCCAGAAAGTTGTTGAGGATAACGCTTGCCAAACCCGGTCATATTTACCAAAGAAAGAGCTTCTTCAATCATTGCTTGAGCGCTGGAATATTTCACCTTTTTCATTTTCAATGGGAAGTAGATATTTTCTTCAACGGTCATATGAGGAAAAAGAGCATAATCCTGGAAGACCGTGTTCACATTGCGCAAATGAGCAGGTTTATAAGTAACATCTTCTCCGGCTAAGCAAATTTGTCCTTCAGTGGGTTCTTCTAGCCCGGCGATCATACGTAATGTGGTGGTTTTCCCACAACCAGATGGTCCAAGCAAGGAAAAAAACTCTCCATGATGGATCTCTAAATTAACATTTTGAACAGCAGCAAAATTACCAAATTTCTTGGTAATCTGAATAAGTTGTATCTCTGTCTCTTGGTTGTTCATTCTAAACCTCGATTGAGAAAATGTTTGGTTTATCTGTTTATTGAGTTTACTTTTTACGCAATCCAGGAATTGACCAGAAAATTTCAATTTACTAAATAAATCTATTTTTTTAATTTATCAATTCGAAAAAGCAATGAAATTTTTGCTTAAAAGGCCGAAAGAAGGGAACAGTGAATATTTTCTGATTTCTTTCCACTGTTCCCTTGCCCCTAATTGTTTACTGGGTAGCCTTGACTTCATTCCAGAGGTTTACCCGAGCTTCAAAATCCTCTGGGCTTTTCATTAAAAAGACCGGAACTGGAACGTTATCGATATCATCATAGTTACACATTTTAACGATATCAGGGTCGATAACTTCTTTGGCTGCAGAAGTAACCGCTCCAAATCCCATATACTTAGCTAGTTCTTTTTGAGCGAAGTCTGATAACATGAAGTCAATCCACTTATGTGCTAAATCTGGATTTTTTGAATCTTTTAAGATAACCCAGCCATCAGCCCAAACATAAATGCCTTCTTTTGGGGTAAGACGACCTACGTTCATTTTTAGCTCATCTCGAAGGTAAAGGACAAGACCGGAATCATATCCCGATACGCTCAGGTTGGTTTCACCAGAACCAAGAACACTTTTCTCTGAATCAAATCCAACGGTTAATGTACGCAAGTTTCTTTTAATTTCTATTAGTTTTTCTTTAACTTGCTTAAATTGATCTTCGGTAAGGTTGTAAGGATCGGGGAAACCAAGAGCTATAGCTGCAACGACAACATTGTTATTCGCTTCATCGGTGATTGAAACTTGACCTTTGTATTTGGGGTCCCATAAGACTGACCAAGTACTGGGCAATTCACCCACAGCATCTTTATTATAAACAACGTTATTCGAACCCCAAACGAACGAAACATGATATGGTTTTCCATCGAATACAATGAAGTCGATATCTTTGAATTTTTGACTTACCTTATCCCAATTAGAAATTTTGCTCAAATCGATTGGTTGAAGAAGATTATTTTCGTAATATCTTTGAACTGAACCACAATCAATGGAGACTAAGTCATACTGCCCACCACCAGCCGCAGCTTTGGTGAACATTTCTTCAACCATGCCAGAATAGGTAGCGTTTACTTTAGCGCCAGTTTGTCTTTCAAATTCCTTGACCCAAGCATCTTCGGTGTAACCTTGGAAACAAAGAATGTTCAAAGTTTCCTGGGCTTGGACTAAGTTGAATAGTAGGCTGACTGCGAGAAAAACCGTGATTAAAAAAAGAGTAAAAAACTTTTGTTTAAACATTAAATTTCCCTCCTGTTTAGAAAATATTTTAAACATATTAAACACCTAATAAATTTTAAAAGATACCCACTCCCTCATTTTACTACATTGAATAATATTGAATCTTATTCAATGAACAGAAATATTCAAGCTCCTTACGAACATCACCATAGCCGGCCATCCAATGATGTCCGATCCCTTGAGATGCAATTTCTTCATTCAAATCTTCTAAAGAACGTTGAAAGCGCACTTTAAGAGGATTTCCAGGAAATTCCATCCCACACTCTATTGCCTCTCCGGTTAGCGCTGACATTCGAAAAGTTCCCCTCCTCCCTACTAAATTAACCAGAGTGACAACACCTACCCGAGCTGGAAATAAAGCACACACTCCCTGATTGAGCAAGCGAACTGGTGAAAGCTGTATTTGAGAAGGATCATTTGCAATGCTAAAACCTCCTGAACCACAATGAGAAAATAAAATTGTTTGAGAAATTGGATCTGGATATAGGAAATCAGTATTGTGAACCGGTTTTCCGGTTAAGTTAAAAAGGATTTTCATAGTTACAGTGTTATTGACGTCTCCTTCACAACCGCCAACTATTCCCTCTTCGGCAAGGAGCGAATAGGCCAGGCAAATTTTTCCCATATATCGTGGGTAGCATTTTATACATATACCTTCTAAACCATATTCATCAATTAATTTTTTTAAGCCGAGATAATAACTGAGAGCCTCAATACCAGCTTGATTATGAACCGTTATTTTCCCGACTTTTTCCCCAATTGCCGTCCAAAGTTTAGAAGCGGTAAGTTGGTCGGTATTTTTAACTGATTCAATAAGCTCATCTTCATCTAAGTTCACGATACGAACACCAGTTCGAGCCTTAATTTCTAGCTCATCGTAAGCAATTTCGGTCATTCCCTTTACCCGTCCGCCAATGACTCCAATACGAGAATGTCGAAGATGATTTCTCAGGGTTACCGCCATTCCAATTTCTCGAATTTTTTGATGGACTTTGACGTCCTCTGGCTCTCCGTAAACGAAAAAATAGGGTTTTTCTAATTCTTTTAAAACACAACAAATTTGCTGAACGCCACATAATGAACCAGTCTCAACAGCCGGTAAAGCCCAAAGAACCACTGGTCGATTATAATATTCCAAAAA
Protein-coding sequences here:
- the radC gene encoding RadC family protein → MKIKELPDFDRPREKLEKLGPKALSNLELIAVLLGKGTRAKDVYQLSKEVLECVENDFEKLNFTTLMRINGLGKTHACQILAAFELSQRYLFQDGIKIQNASDVYKLASDLKEKKQEYFVTLTLDGAARLIQKRVVFIGTLNQSLVHPREVFADAIADRAAGVICVHNHPSGNIQPSREDIAVTKKLVEAGKIIGIRIMDHVIIGKTTYFSFQAGGLLNNGEH
- a CDS encoding SoxR reducing system RseC family protein, coding for MLKPGKVEEIEGEKAWVRMQKGTSCGEHHCPLSSTLLNDSGTDFYKVLAKNEISASIGSSVMVEVKDALALKISFLIYLMPILLVLGTYLIAKALTSQVMLIGAVTIIAIFISIIILKKADKLIQPEYSITGYLRDDDCSQCPFKSKRTKEEEKDTQGQ
- a CDS encoding ABC transporter permease, whose amino-acid sequence is MNKTSTLKRKGKPFPFLGIYGAFVYFYLYFPLLVVFVYSLNSSRSTMKFEGVTFDWYMRLFQNKDLLNSLFHSLQVSGLAVLFAVIVGTSGALFLNRIEFKGKDFFRTLAMLPIILPGIIVGLSLLIFFLNLKLQLSMWTVILGHMSFTTPVVMFQVLARLARLSRNLENAAMDLGANPFQAFIYVTFPMIKRAVIGGALLAFTMSFDEIIITYFLTSTFNTLPIYLYGMLRFGLSPEVYAISTVVLGLSILLIVLMAKYTGSSEETVVIR
- a CDS encoding ABC transporter permease, with protein sequence MKPTLTTKSNAKTRWQSSFFSKIWIGVPITTWLFLLIIIPICIMLITSFYIKEGSVVVKKISLANYLEFFINPIYLPIFFRTLLLALLVSLTSILLGYPLAYLVSRKVKHFRNQLYMLVIVPLWVSYLVRIVAWRTILGRVGVLNTILLSLKIIDEPLSIFIYSPFAVYVALIYIALPYVFISIFNSLEKIPKNLLDASADLGANSFHTFLHVILPLSMPGVISGFTLAFVIALGDYIIPQQLGGLNGMMFGNLIVTQFGYAYNWPLGAALGFIMFTVAVFILLVSQKFGSSEGFLE
- a CDS encoding ABC transporter ATP-binding protein is translated as MNNQETEIQLIQITKKFGNFAAVQNVNLEIHHGEFFSLLGPSGCGKTTTLRMIAGLEEPTEGQICLAGEDVTYKPAHLRNVNTVFQDYALFPHMTVEENIYFPLKMKKVKYSSAQAMIEEALSLVNMTGFGKRYPQQLSGGQRQRIALARSLVNRPRALLLDEPLGALDFKLRIAMQKVLKDIQKNVDITFIYVTHDQTEAITMSDRICVMKDGLIHQIGTPDEIYNSPASTFVASFIGDMNFLEGQVVQKGENSVTIDVDGKPILSTRFEGTFSKGDSVVACIRPEKICLDKVCDSEFQNKFENHFQASIHRIVFRGTDYEITLKFGQSEIRLIESASEFNNKKIGDQLFIGFQKDDVITYLKECKKVCDYETNLDN
- a CDS encoding ABC transporter substrate-binding protein, with translation MFKQKFFTLFLITVFLAVSLLFNLVQAQETLNILCFQGYTEDAWVKEFERQTGAKVNATYSGMVEEMFTKAAAGGGQYDLVSIDCGSVQRYYENNLLQPIDLSKISNWDKVSQKFKDIDFIVFDGKPYHVSFVWGSNNVVYNKDAVGELPSTWSVLWDPKYKGQVSITDEANNNVVVAAIALGFPDPYNLTEDQFKQVKEKLIEIKRNLRTLTVGFDSEKSVLGSGETNLSVSGYDSGLVLYLRDELKMNVGRLTPKEGIYVWADGWVILKDSKNPDLAHKWIDFMLSDFAQKELAKYMGFGAVTSAAKEVIDPDIVKMCNYDDIDNVPVPVFLMKSPEDFEARVNLWNEVKATQ